GCAAAGTAATGTCAAATACTGCAGTCTCTTAATCTTTATGCTTGAGTTTATTGTACTTGTAGTGTCTATACCCAGACATCCTTTGGGCTGCAAGCCTCCTCCACGCTTACAAATatcttctctcccttccttttatttttcccctttcttttttccAACAGTCATTAACGGTCTCACTGGCTATAGAACTTAACCTTCCAATCAGGTTTTTAGCTGACAGTGACAACCAATCCCCAGAAAGGACAAGGAATCAGCCAATCTCATCAAAGACCTGCCTTTCTCTCAGCCAATCGGAATGGCATGTTTTGAAACCCTTCTTTTCTCTCCAAATTCAATTGATCAAGCggtgtgctttttatttttatcatCTCACCTGCATGGGATACATTTGCTTTTAGAGAATTTACTTCCTTATATTCCTGTTTTTCTGTAGCTTGCCTTTCCCTAAACTAGTCATCTACTCAAAGTCTGTAGTAAATCGGAATCTTATTACTTTAATGAAGTAAATGTTACATTAGGAGCCAGACCAAAAAAAGGAGCAACACTGCCCTCTAATGGCAATATCTTAGTTCTACATGTAAATGGCTACTAAGGCTGCACAGAATTAGCCAAAACTTGGAGCTTAGCCTGTATGCTTGTCAGTGGAATAATAGTTCGTTGTTGTGCCCATTTGACTGCCATAATCCTGACACAAGTTTTGGAGCATCTCTACTTACCAGTGAAGCTTTGGTTGGCAGAAGAAGGGCATGGAATGGCACTTGTAGTAGTTGTGGAGGTGTGAAGGGAGATGAGTGAATACTCCTATTGTAACTGTAGACCTTCCCAGCACTCGTTATCTGGATTTCCATATTGTAAAACGTGGGTTTGAAAGGACTCTTTCAAGTCACTGAGGGTCCACTTCGTGACCATTAATTTGACTGCTTTACAAACAGAAGAGGCACCTGGTGTTCTGAACATTTGTAGAGTCACTCTTGTCTCACAAGATGGCTGGGTTAGAGCTGTGCGAGCCCATCGAACTGTATAACGTTTTGAACCAGGCCACGAAGTTCTCCAGACTGACAGATAGAAATTACTTATGTTTGATCGATGCGCGAACAAAGCGGGAGTACGACGAAAGCCACCTGATCACCGCAATAAGAATGAAACAGAATGCTTTGGGATTATACGTCGTTCCTCCGTCTATTGACTTCACATACATCAAACACTGTGTGGTGTACGATGGCAGAACCGACATCTTGGACTTTGCCAGTGAGATGGGTGATACTGCATTTGGAGTGGATGAAGAAAAAAATGCCCCATCTGGATCGGCAGCACGCTGCGGCAGAGTCCTGCAGCAGTTCACTCGCTTTCCTGTCCAGGTCCTAAGAGGGGGATATGAGCGGTTCACTGCCTCTTATCATTTCCTCCAGACCCAGAAGATTTTCTGGATGCCTCGAGAACTGGAGGACTTTCTACCCTACCCAGTGGAGATTGTGCCACGTAAGCTGTATATGGGGAATTACAGACAAGCCTGTGATCAACAGATACAGAAGGATCTGAAAATTAAAGCCCACGTAAATGTCTCCGAGGAGGTAGACATGTTCTTCCCCAATGATAGTGACAACATCCTTCATATTCCAGTTCCAGATTCTCCAGAAGCAGACATGTTATCCTTTTTTAGCGACCTCTGCCATTTCATTGATAGCCGTATGAATCACGATGCAGTCTTGGTTTTCTCTACCTTGGGCATAAGCAGGTGCAGTACGGCCATCATGGCCTATCTGATACATTCGTGTGGGCTTTACTTAAAGAATGCTTGGAGTTATGTCCAGAAGTGCAAACGCAACATCCGGCCAAACCGAGGGTTTGTGCAACAGCTATCGGAATGGGAGGCCAGGGTCTACATGTCAACCGTCACTGATATCTCTGAACCAAATTACTGACCAAAGGCATCCGACAACACAGTTTGTCTGTTCTCTTGGTTGCTGATCATCCAGAAAGTTGTTTTAACACATCCTCTGCtattccagaatttttttttttagaaacctGAAATAATTTTGATGGGGTTGGGATTTGTATCATTTTGGATGGTTTTGGTTTTTAATGTTCTACTGGCTGCTTATTACTTTATCTGCCATGTTTAGTACTTTAGATATTTATGGGtatggtttttttcctgctgattTTACTATtggtgtttttaatctgttaaatTGTTTACATTTGTATACTGCCACTGTTACAGAAGAGTGAGACAAAAATTTCTTAAACATTTGTGGTGTGCAGGACTTTCTTTATAGCTTTCTCTGCTATATTACATTGTGTTGAGTAGTATTTTCTCCCTGGGAATAATTTGAACCAGGTATTTATAGCTCCAGTGGGAACAGCACAGACAGCCTGAAACACTACCCAGAAACGATTTCCCCGAATAATCTGGAAGAACCAAGGCAAAACTTAGCAACAAGACGCTGGCTTGAATCCTATTAGTTTTTTCACTTAATCTCATCCAATTTCCCTCTTCACTAAACCCCTATCCCTTTTGACTTTGGTCCGCACATGGAACACACATTCTGTGGCCTTTTcagtggccaaaaaggggcccctcctccccttttcactgGCAGAAAAGTTAGTCTAATCCAGTCTACAGACTTCCTTCCTCCTCGACTTTGGGACCTAGCTTCTCCTGCATTCCTTTTGCAAGAAGCATTTAGCTGCTTCTGAGAGCAACGTGCATCTTGCCAGCTTACAGAGCTGCAGACCTGCTGAAAAGCTGCCATCTTACTGCACACAGTGAGATTTGACAAGAGCAAGAGCAGAAGCCAAAATGGTGGGAGTCGTTTGTTTTGGATCCATTTCCTTAAAATTCCTAGGGGGGAATCCATTGTCCAGGTGCATACTCCATTCTTTATGAGCTAGGATCTCACTGGATTTTAATCATGTTCTTTAATTGAATGTGTGTACAAGTGAGGATTAAACATTACTCAGTGCCTTGGAAGGACGGATTCTTACCTAGATGTCGAGAATGGGGTTggcaggtcccctcaccctccaggcGGAAGACGGGAGACCTGGCGCTCACCTTTGCAGATGTCGGGTGCGCACTTCCAggccacacaatgatgtcacttccaggaaatgacatcattgcacagggcctcGTGGGAGGACTGCCGGGAGGGCCCTGGAGTCCTCCTGcatttcacagcaggccaatttaggccacaAACAGGACTGATTTaacccatttggagcccaaactgGTCTAATGAAGTACGTGCTGTGCAGCGCCACCCGGAAGCATGCCTAGGGAGGCGCGTTCCCCCATGTTTTCcttcgctggccaggtaagtgggggtaggggatagaaggtgggagtggggaatcccccacctccaatggaggactggcaaccctagttgagagtgataatctctctctctcatacatatCCCATTTCTACTCCTGCTACATCCTTGATTTAGATTGGGTCTTGTTCATCCAGCTAGTGTTGCACCTCCGCTGCTGCTTGaaatggtggtgggagaaaaataaaattgaaaaaaggTCACTGGGCCTatggcattacatcacttctggggagaacccggaagtggcatcatgcctctctatgaatcgccagaaactctatggtaaaaaccatagactttccattgattcctagaaaggcatgacatcacttctgggaaacatGCCATTGCTGATGGCTACCCTCCATGTCCCTGTCCCCCCGTCTCCCACTGGTTACTAGGCCTGGCCTAGCAACTTTACTTCCAGTGGACATGGGAACGAGACTCAGCAAGCTCTTGAAAGAGAGTTGTTGAAGAATGAATCTTAGGGCACGAGGTGTTGCTATGGCTGCAAGAATGTTTGTATTTTCCTGTTCAggtccttggctggagaaatatCAATCTATAAATAGAGATTCAAAAAGATAAAGGGAATCTTTGCCCTGTCTGGCAGAGATAATAAGGTAATAACACACTTGCCAGGTTCCACGTAGTATAGATCTGTAAACATTGCTCTAACGGAACTCCGTACAAGGCTCTTGCCTTGCCACTGGATTAGCCTCTGTAGGGCTGTGTGTGAAGGCTGCAAAGTTGTAACAGGTGGCTCTGCAGGTGAGACAGGCAGTCCATGAAATGAAGTGTCCTGGCAGCCATGTTGCCATCGGGCAAGAGCCCTGCTGAAACAACATGAAAGGCTCCGTTCCGCGTTAATTTTATTTTGCATGTTGTGACCACAGTTGGAATGAAATTTATCGAGAGATTCCATTATGAGCTCGTTAGATCCCTGGCCTTAGGATTAGATCTCTTTCCCCTTCTGGCAGATCTCCCTCCTCTACATAGGAACAGAAATCCCAGCATTAGGCAAAGAACCTCCTAGGCGCTGAACCTCCCACTACAGCTTGTGAACCATCTCTTGTTCATGAGAAGTGTGTGTTTGTAGGGAACAccctgaggggaggggaggattttaAAATAACCTTTTCAAGATTATGACTAgacatttataaaataaaaaaaatattaagagaGATTGCTGGCTTTGTGCTAAAGCAAGTACATTATTATGCCTGAACCAGTATAAGGCAAGCTCAGAAATTTGGGGGGAGGTGTCCtttttgtgtgtgcttttttgttttgttttgcatactcTCTCTAGATGATCCCCTTACAGTGGCAAAGCTTGTTATACATTCACTCACACAACAGCCTTCTTAATAACATTCTTCAAGCCCCACCAAGAGGATGTTTTATGCATTATATGCTTTTAAGGTGCTTTACTCAAACACCCCAAAACACAAAGCCTTAGGAAGCATCAAAAGTGCTCTTGTTTCCTATTTGTTTGAGTCATAGGTATCATACCTGTGCATGAGGCAGGGAAGCCAGTAGTGCATATAACTTCCTGCCACATCTGACCCTGTTGTAACGAGGCACACGGAAGTCCCATAATTCTCAGCATagttttttggggtgggtgggtggtcaaAGAGGACCTCCCTTTTCCCCCACCAACAAATCTGGTTTGATCTAACCTATTGCTTTTGTGGAACCAAAAGGCCAAAGAGAAGATGCAGAAGGTTGAGTTAATGTGGTCCTTCtattgaacacatgaaactgctttatactgaatcaggtcgTTGGTTCattaaggtcagtgttgtctactcagactgacagtggctctccaggtaaAATATATCTCTCATACCACCTCCTTAGGTAGGTAAGGTAAAGGCAAGCACCtttaccctgtgcaagcaccgagtcattattgacccatagggggatgtcacacagagtggtaagctgcagtactgcaacccaagctctgctcatgacctgagttcgatcctgccggaagtcgggttcaggtagccggctcaaggttgactcagccttccatccttctgaggtcggtaaaatgagcacccagtttcctgggggtaaagtgtagatgactggggaaggcaatggcaaaccaccccgtaacaaaagtctgtcaagaaaacatcatgatgcgacgtcccccgtgggtcagtaatgacttggtgcttgcacaggggactatctttacctttaccacCTGCTTACCTGGTCCTTTACAATTGGAGCTGCCAgaaactgaacctggaaccttcttcaAGCAAAGCAGAGGTTCAGCCATAGCCCCTTATTGTCTAGATTAGCCaacagtgtttttgtagccagcgctgttttctttttcttttttcctgtttgcttttttatgtttttgcactaaataattttttaaaaaacaaaaaacactttTGCTGGCGTTGCAAAAGCTCAATAGCAGTTGGTGgcagtttttttgaaaaaattcaaAAGTGctttgaaaattaattttgaGCCGTTTCTAATACTCACAGTTGTCCAGCAGATGGCAGACCTACACCAGGCTAGTTCAAAAGTGCTAAGTAACCGCACAGTTCAATTCTTCATCAAtgagtctctccacacaagacatcCCACTCAAGcgacacttgttctcccattgtggatacaagtgcaccactagggagacagagtacacttgaatagaagaccacacagaaagtaagtcacttgagcaatcctgtgtaagatgtcttgtgaagagagattctaagagccaagctacaagagatgaattgcatgaagaggagcacgtgaagggagttgcaatgttagccgggaacctgagttttaaaaagagatcgggaggctttgtcaatttcccctctctacagagccacagagatccctgctcagagggttgggtaatttcctctttgcctctggaaggctcagTCAGTTTTGCCTCCCCTTCTAAGAgtccaagaggaaataaacctgagcaaggatctccctggctctgcagagaggggagattgacaaagccttccgatctcttttaaaactcagcttcctggctaacattgtgactcccttcacgtcctcctcctcgtgtaatccgtctcttgtagcttagctctaagtctCTTGACTACCATCATTATAAGCAAAGGAGCACTTACGTGACTACCTCCCCATAGACACCCTCAAGTATTGACGCACATTCTCCTTTGTATAAGAAACCTTTCATTGTCATTGCTGTAAACCATTTTttgaaaacaaacatttaaagATATGACGTATATCAGGCTATGTTTTGGTAATGCAACCCTTTACCAATCATTCAGAATGTTTACGTTTTTTTAACTACTTAACCAGGCTCCAGGGTTGGTCGTTTACCCTCTCCATCTATCTCAGTAATCTGAATGCACAGTGGAAAGATAGATACTGGCTTGGATGCTATGGATGAGTACTGTGCATGCTAGAGAGTCTCTGTGGTTCCTCTTGTGCCAGCACTTTTGTCTGCACAAGGGCCCATTGGAAACCATTGATGCTGTGCAACTGGAAGGTGTAGCAGAACAGGAGGTGTGCCTagaactcattcataggatccaaaccactatTTTTGAGGCAaactatgtatgtatttatttacttacttaatttacactctgcctttctcagagCAATACaaaaattattattaacaacaacaacaacaactgtgcttatataccactcttctagacagattagtgccccaccgtGAAtgctgaacaagttagtgttattattatcccacaatccagctgaggagctgggctgagaggactggcttacccaaggccacctactgaactcatggcagtagtgggattcaaacaaaTACAATGTtgatttgtagcccaaccacttaaccactatgctatagcagctctcataGCGTCTTATTATCCCACAatccagctgaggagctggggctgagaggggaggcttacccaaggccacctgctgagctcatgg
Above is a window of Eublepharis macularius isolate TG4126 chromosome 11, MPM_Emac_v1.0, whole genome shotgun sequence DNA encoding:
- the LOC129338005 gene encoding serine/threonine/tyrosine-interacting-like protein 1 isoform X2, with translation MAGLELCEPIELYNVLNQATKFSRLTDRNYLCLIDARTKREYDESHLITAIRMKRELEDFLPYPVEIVPRKLYMGNYRQACDQQIQKDLKIKAHVNVSEEVDMFFPNDSDNILHIPVPDSPEADMLSFFSDLCHFIDSRMNHDAVLVFSTLGISRCSTAIMAYLIHSCGLYLKNAWSYVQKCKRNIRPNRGFVQQLSEWEARVYMSTVTDISEPNY
- the LOC129338005 gene encoding serine/threonine/tyrosine-interacting-like protein 1 isoform X1, translating into MAGLELCEPIELYNVLNQATKFSRLTDRNYLCLIDARTKREYDESHLITAIRMKQNALGLYVVPPSIDFTYIKHCVVYDGRTDILDFASEMGDTAFGVDEEKNAPSGSAARCGRVLQQFTRFPVQVLRGGYERFTASYHFLQTQKIFWMPRELEDFLPYPVEIVPRKLYMGNYRQACDQQIQKDLKIKAHVNVSEEVDMFFPNDSDNILHIPVPDSPEADMLSFFSDLCHFIDSRMNHDAVLVFSTLGISRCSTAIMAYLIHSCGLYLKNAWSYVQKCKRNIRPNRGFVQQLSEWEARVYMSTVTDISEPNY